The DNA region CTTATAAATACTATAATACAATTGGATCGGAAGggttttatattttaggttcaAAAGCAGAAATTCTTGGACTTCGCGCTTTGATCTAGAGAAATTATAGATAGGATAAGTTATCAGTTACTCCAGGTTGTGGTTGTCAGGTTTCGATCACGAGTCTttgtatgtaattttttttatcagaaaacTAACTTAGTTACAGTGAAGACgtactctattatattataatatgagTAACTTTGATTTACAACAACTACCAGAAAAATGTGTTATATGTAAAACCTATTGATCGATATATTATGAACGGAGCAAGCCAACTTAGGAGAGCAGAGCGAGGGGTCGCTAGAGGGTTCGAGGCCTAAGGTTGAGCCCCGTGCTTGACCCGGGCCAAGTCGTTTGACATCTCGGCCATGGGCCTCGACCCAAGGCCTCTGCTAGAGCCTAGAGTCCTCGGCTAGAGGCCTCTGTTAGAATAAATATacatggtgttttttttttttttttcaagttgtAGCAGAAGCAGTGGGaggtattttcaaaaaaaaaaaaaaaNNNNNNNNNNNNNNNNNNNNNNNNNTTAAATTGTTTCGGAGTAACCCAATCAAATTGGTCATACTCTTAAGTTAAGTTGCaatcacaaaattacaagttGACTCCAAGCTAAAGCAGAAATCTATTGATTTTCTTATTAGGATCAAATGTTTACCACTACATTAAAAGTTGCTCGATTTCTTATATTGCCATACATTTTCATGACTctgggtgttggacttggcctttaTAAGCCTACACCCAATAATCCATCAGACACTGGGTGCTAAATTTAACCTTTTATTGACCCCGCTCAATAATTCTCCCTCTTGACACCAGTCACCCTAACTTAATTTGACACTACTAAAATCAAACACTTACCACTAatcaaaaaattgtaattccgCCAAGATATcttacaactttattttcttttacctGAATGAAATCAATGTGGGGGAATGTGTGAACAAAGTCTTGAATGGAAGCAATGCTGACCGGAGCTGCTCCACAAGAAACCTGTTTCAGACTCTTCAGACTGCAATTAGCTGCACCCACAGTAGCCTTTCCTCTTCTTGTCAAAGCAACCAACAATGGCGGCGCCATGGGAAAATGGGTGACTCCATATCTATCTATGGCTCTCACCACATCCTCAATATCATATTTCCTCATCACCACAACCGTCGAACCCAACGACAACAACCCCATCACGAAAAGCGACAGCCCGTACACGTGAAACATCGGCACAACATCCAAGTACACGTTCCCCGTCGCCGCATACTCGTACTGCGAAGCCTCAAACCTCACGAAAAGCTCCACCATAGCTATGAAGTTGGCGTGAGTGAGCACCACGGCCTTGCAGCCCCCCGTCGTGCCAGAGGAGAACAGTATGGCCGCCGTGTCTTGCTGCCGGATTCTTGGGTTTGGAGCCAATTTTGGGTCACAAGAGATCAGCTTGAGAAAATCAGAACCGGAATTGTTGCCCGTAGAATCAAGATTTGAAATTTCCGGCAACCCGATAACCGGAATACCCAATGCAGAACCTAGATTTTGAACTCGATCAGGAGTGGCAAACGCCAGGCGTATATTATAGTGATCAAAAGCTAACAAATGCTTTTTTATCTCTGCCAAAGTGCTGAGAGGATTCATGGTGGCCGCTACTGCGCCGACGCTTAAAAGACCCAAGAAAATGACAGGGAAATAAACAGAATTGGGCAGCAAAATCAGGGCCACGTCCCCTTGGGAAACGCCCATTCCGTGGAGACCGGCGGCCATGGAGTTGACCAGAGAGAGCAGCTCCCGGTAGGAAATTGAGAACCCAGATTTGGAATCCACCAGAGCAGAAACACCGCCATGGTTGTGTGAGAAAATGAAGGAAACGACGTCGAGAAATGGGTGGGACGGGAGTTCTACAGAAGGGTGTAAACTTCTGTATATTCCTGTCTCTGCAGAGTACCAATATGGGCTGCTGTTACTTTCTGAATTAAACGTTTTCAAGATGTTTTTGTGAATATTGATGGGCTCTGGAGCATGGGATTCAACATGGGTTTTCGCGAAAGTTGCCGccattgttttttttgttggttgttGGCAATGCGGTGACTGATCAAGTTTAACGTTCCCAGGCCAGTTTAATAAAAACGAAAGACCGCCTTAACTCCTGTgtgtatatgtaatataatatcatTACATATGAAATCTAAATCTAAATACTTATAAATACTATAATACAATTGGATCGGAAGggttttatattttaggttcaAAAGCAGAAATTCTTGGACTTCGCGCTTTGATCTAGAGAAATTATAGATAGGATAAGTTATCAGTTACTCCAGGTTGTGGTTGTCAGGTTTCGATCACGAGTCTttgtatgtaattttttttatcagaaaacTAACTTAGTTACAGTGAAGACgtactctattatattataatatgagTAACTTTGATTTACAACAACTACCAGAAAAATGTGTTATATGTAAAACCTATTGATCGATATATTATGAACGGAGCAAGCCAACTTAGGAGAGCAGAGCGAGGGGTCGCTAGAGGGTTCGAGGCCTAAGGTTGAGCCCCGTGCTTGACCCGGGCCAAGTCGTTTGACATCTCGGCCATGGGCCTCGACCCAAGGCCTCTGCTAGAGCCTAGAGTCCTCGGCTAGAGGCCTCTGTTAGAATAAATATacatgggtttttttttttttttttcaagttgtAGCAGAAGCAGTGGGaggtattttcaaaaaaaaaaaaaaagagagcaaGGATCGTTGCTTAAATAGCCTATGTGCCATTATTATAGGCTAAGTAACAGAAATGATTATTTCCATTTCAAACCACAACATAATGgtcataaatggataaaaaaaaaaagattgtttCAAATCATACTATCAAAATCCAAAACTAATGATAACGCCACAAATCATTGATCCATCaactaaaaaattgataatcgttattactataataattctaataattatCACATAGTAGTAATAACGGAATAATCAATTACTTTAATTGTAACCGaataacatttaataataataataataattattattattattattattattattattattattattactaaatgttacataatatcatcattattaccataaatGTTTTGGATAAGAagatttaataataattttcaaaatattattcttaACAACATAATCAAAATCATATGACATGactaaaatggaaaataatatccAAATATCAGAAACATATGCATTTTCCACAATTGTGATACAAAATCACActccataattaaaaatattatcaaattataacaaaattttaatgaatagtcataataatcacataatattataagaattggaatatttaaaatggaaaaacaaaTTGCTAAAACTGCAAGAcattaaaacatttttcgtGAAAATTTTAAGactcaataaaattaaaatctgaAAAACTTTGatgttgaaaaaaataaaacagatctATAAATGTTCCTCTGTGTTAGGAGGGCGTTAGGAGGTCTTGGAAGTATAAATAGCTTTGTTATTGTCTTGttaagatattatatattatcttcTTTGTCCTAAACTACTTATGTAATAGAATTACATTGTCTTGTAATTGCTCACCACTTACGACCTAATACAATATTTGGTCTCCGTGACCTTGCTACACTCGTTTTGCTTATTATTCCCTATTCATTTATATTattcattccttatttattggGTTTGTTAATCCAGTTTACCTACGTTAATTAAAGCCATCACCTATCTTGTGATTCTAGTCAACAAAAGATTATAGGGagataaattaatttagattatttataacTGACTGTTTCAAATTAAGAAGGCTAATAAAGAAGTAACATGCTTTAACAGAAGTTGTCGCCATTGATTTATTGGAGATGGGCTGGCAATGCAGTGACTGATGGTTCCCATTTAATTGAAACCAAACCTTAACTGTTGTTTGTGTATATAATTAGAATATAATAGTAGGTGATTTGTCCAAATATCCAATTTGTTTCATTCTTCTACATCGTAGAAAGCTTATTAGTGTTTGGTAAGCATCTTATCatccaattttttattaatttaattaattttactagTTTAGCACGACTAAAccgttacaatataataattaattaagtaaatgGTTGTATGACTTAATTAACATTGTTTGATAAATAGTGATTGTATTAATAGATATTACGTgaatgatattataattttgacGAGTGAATTGTATTAGCAATTTAGCAATCTGTAGGTGTttgttaaattaattgtttattgctagttacatttatttgattcttTTGATTATTAGTTTTGTACCCAAATCAGTTTTTCACTATAAAAAAAACCGtgaaatgattaaaattaaggctaaacaatgaaattttaatacttGAGAGCATTTCATTTcatgaattatttaaataattgagTACCAATATGAGAAtgtttctaaaattttgtaatgAGAACAATCTTAACCTTTTTCCTTTTACGGTATGTTTGGAAACTAGATTTCtgaatttttttgtattttggtattcaaagaaaataaaatcgaAGAAATATATTCATTGTAGTCAACAAAAAAAGACTCAATTTaacagaaaatatatatttttttagataCAAATTACTAAATTAGGTAAGAGAAGTAGTGTAGTGGGAAATTCAActcacatgcatgcatacatctTTATTCACCATTGGGCTCTATATATAGGCAATACATAAACACAAACATACAATAAAGCAGCAATATAATAGATGAGCCAATAACCCAATGGGATAgctggcaagtgagctctctttgtgggaagAATTCCGAGAAAACTTGAGTTCAATTACAACAAGTGACGATTCTTCCTCCCGTGCCTCTCTATCTACATTTTGGAAGTGATGAGGAGGTTCCTAAGCTCCTTCCTCAGAATCTTTCCTGCTGCAGACTTAGGTATTGATTTTATAAAGTAGACTCTCCTAACCTTCTTGTATGGTGCAACCTGCATCCATGCAATAATCACAGAATGAATCAAAGTGTTAATTAAAAtcctttaatatatataatggtgaaagaaaagaatgaattaagaaattaattaagagTAGTGACCTGTTTGGCTACAAAATGAATCACATCTGCCTGGGATAGTTCATTGCAGCCTTCCTTCTTCACCACAAATGCCACGGGAATCTCTCCAACTTCTTCACTCTGGGCTCTGTACATATCAGTAAAACCCCTTAgctttgatttaattaattaattaatttgcttactttcttcttcttgcattgtgaaatagataaatattcctttttatatttacaaattaaagaaattggcCTAGCAAGCCAAACAAGGGATAGGATAGGATGAAACTAACTAACGTACGAGGTTACTGCAGCGTCAACAATGTCTGGGTGACTCATCAACACTGCTTCTAAATCAGCAGGAGCAATCTGCAAATTAAGCAATCAGCAGGAGCAAGCTGCTTATTTGGCTATGTGTCAAATAAACGATTAAACTATCaatgaaagtgcaattaaaat from Ipomoea triloba cultivar NCNSP0323 chromosome 6, ASM357664v1 includes:
- the LOC116023668 gene encoding 4-coumarate--CoA ligase-like 6; its protein translation is MAATFAKTHVESHAPEPINIHKNILKTFNSESNSSPYWYSAETGIYRSLHPSVELPSHPFLDVVSFIFSHNHGGVSALVDSKSGFSISYRELLSLVNSMAAGLHGMGVSQGDVALILLPNSVYFPVIFLGLLSVGAVAATMNPLSTLAEIKKHLLAFDHYNIRLAFATPDRVQNLGSALGIPVIGLPEISNLDSTGNNSGSDFLKLISCDPKLAPNPRIRQQDTAAILFSSGTTGGCKAVVLTHANFIAMVELFVRFEASQYEYAATGNVYLDVVPMFHVYGLSLFVMGLLSLGSTVVVMRKYDIEDVVRAIDRYGVTHFPMAPPLLVALTRRGKATVGAANCSLKSLKQVSCGAAPVSIASIQDFVHTFPHIDFIQVKENKVVRYLGGITIF